A genome region from Blautia coccoides includes the following:
- a CDS encoding PTS fructose transporter subunit IIABC, whose product MRITDLLDKRSISLNGAPKSKEEALDQVVALMAESGKINDEEAYRKQVYAREEESTTGIGEGIAIPHGKCDAVDRPGLAAMVVKDGVDFDALDGEPVTLIFLIAAPNTEDNVHLDVLSKLSVLMMDEEFSDSLRNAKSPDEFLEIIDKADDEKPDIDQRLAEPAEEQKGQAKILAVTSCPTGIAHTYMAAEGIEKAAKAKGCFVKVETRGSGGAKNVLTDKEIQEADCIIVAADAQVPMDRFDGKKVIECQVSDGISKADALLERAVNGDAPVYHASGAVQKSSQTKSGGSVGHQIYTQLMNGVSHMLPFVVGGGILIAIAFLIDGFSVDMNSLPMDQRADFGTITPVAALFKSIGGTAFAFMLPVLAGFIAMAIGDRPALAVGFVGGMIASQGQSGFLGALAAGFAAGYLIRLLRKLCDKLPQAIEKIAPVLIYPVVGILVMGLLMTFVVEPVMGFINTSLNNGLTSMGGSSKIVLGLILGAMMAIDMGGPFNKAAYVFGTASIAAGNYGIMAAVMIGGMTPPCAIALATLLFKNKFTKEQREAGPTNFIMGLAFITEGAIPFAASDPLHVIPACMIGSGVAGALSMLFNCTLMAPHGGIFVFPVVGNALMYLAALVIGTLVSAGLLGVLKKKVEE is encoded by the coding sequence ATGAGAATAACGGATTTACTGGATAAGAGGAGTATTTCCCTGAACGGTGCGCCTAAGAGCAAGGAGGAGGCACTTGATCAGGTAGTTGCTCTGATGGCAGAGAGCGGGAAGATCAATGACGAGGAGGCCTACAGAAAGCAGGTCTACGCCAGAGAAGAGGAGAGCACCACAGGAATCGGGGAGGGGATCGCAATTCCCCACGGAAAGTGCGATGCAGTTGACAGACCGGGCCTTGCGGCAATGGTTGTGAAGGATGGAGTTGATTTTGATGCACTGGACGGTGAACCGGTCACTCTGATCTTCCTGATCGCCGCACCGAATACAGAAGACAATGTACATCTGGATGTGCTCAGTAAGCTTTCCGTTCTTATGATGGATGAAGAATTTTCCGACTCCCTGCGAAATGCAAAATCTCCGGATGAATTCCTGGAGATTATAGATAAAGCAGATGATGAGAAGCCCGATATTGACCAGCGCCTGGCGGAACCGGCAGAGGAACAGAAAGGACAGGCGAAGATCCTTGCTGTCACATCCTGCCCTACAGGTATTGCTCACACCTATATGGCCGCTGAGGGTATTGAAAAGGCTGCCAAGGCAAAGGGATGTTTCGTAAAAGTAGAGACAAGGGGATCGGGCGGTGCAAAAAATGTGCTGACGGATAAGGAGATCCAGGAAGCAGACTGTATCATTGTGGCAGCGGACGCACAAGTTCCCATGGACCGCTTTGACGGTAAGAAGGTGATCGAGTGTCAGGTCTCTGACGGAATCAGCAAGGCAGACGCACTGCTGGAAAGAGCTGTCAATGGGGATGCGCCTGTATATCACGCGTCCGGGGCAGTGCAGAAAAGCTCTCAGACAAAGAGCGGCGGTAGCGTGGGCCATCAGATCTATACCCAGCTCATGAATGGTGTATCTCACATGCTCCCCTTTGTGGTGGGCGGCGGTATCCTCATTGCCATTGCGTTTTTGATCGACGGTTTCAGTGTGGATATGAATTCCCTGCCCATGGACCAGAGGGCGGATTTCGGTACTATCACACCGGTGGCGGCTCTGTTTAAGAGTATCGGCGGCACAGCATTTGCGTTTATGCTTCCGGTTCTGGCAGGCTTCATTGCCATGGCCATCGGTGACAGGCCGGCTCTTGCAGTCGGTTTTGTGGGCGGCATGATCGCATCCCAGGGACAGTCCGGTTTTCTGGGAGCATTGGCGGCCGGATTTGCGGCAGGTTATCTTATCAGGCTTCTCCGCAAGCTGTGCGATAAGCTTCCCCAGGCCATTGAGAAGATCGCGCCGGTACTGATCTATCCGGTGGTGGGTATCCTAGTCATGGGACTACTTATGACATTTGTGGTGGAACCTGTCATGGGCTTTATCAACACCTCCCTGAACAATGGATTGACAAGCATGGGCGGCTCCAGTAAGATTGTTTTAGGATTGATTTTAGGAGCCATGATGGCAATTGATATGGGTGGCCCGTTCAACAAGGCAGCCTATGTATTCGGAACAGCATCTATTGCCGCAGGCAATTACGGTATCATGGCAGCGGTTATGATCGGCGGTATGACACCTCCCTGTGCCATTGCCCTGGCTACACTGTTGTTTAAGAATAAATTTACAAAAGAACAGAGGGAAGCAGGCCCTACCAACTTTATCATGGGTCTGGCATTCATCACCGAAGGGGCAATTCCCTTTGCGGCATCAGATCCTCTTCACGTGATCCCCGCGTGTATGATCGGCTCCGGTGTTGCCGGTGCGCTGAGCATGCTCTTTAACTGTACACTGATGGCACCCCACGGTGGAATCTTTGTCTTCCCTGTTGTGGGCAATGCTCTGATGTATCTGGCAGCACTTGTGATCGGAACCCTGGTATCCGCGGGACTGCTGGGAGTTTTAAAAAAGAAAGTAGAAGAGTGA
- a CDS encoding MarR family winged helix-turn-helix transcriptional regulator has translation MEPYEVFHDVLVNLFQEIMDIEEKALITSEFKDISVNDMHILEAIGVKSPRNMSSVAKTLSVTVGTLTIAINSLVKKGYVNRVRSEEDRRVVLISLTEKGEKANTHHMKFHDGMIQALMKDLDEEQQKILVKSLLNLRKFFDSYRDKKE, from the coding sequence GTGGAACCTTACGAAGTCTTTCATGACGTCCTGGTCAATCTCTTCCAGGAAATCATGGACATAGAAGAGAAGGCCCTTATTACTTCTGAATTCAAAGATATTTCCGTAAACGACATGCACATTTTAGAAGCGATCGGAGTAAAGAGTCCCCGAAACATGTCATCCGTGGCAAAGACCCTGTCCGTGACCGTGGGAACCCTGACGATCGCCATAAACAGCCTGGTGAAAAAAGGATATGTAAACCGAGTCAGAAGTGAGGAGGACCGTCGGGTAGTGCTCATATCCCTGACAGAAAAGGGAGAAAAGGCAAACACCCACCATATGAAATTCCATGACGGAATGATTCAGGCTCTGATGAAGGACCTGGATGAAGAGCAGCAGAAGATACTGGTGAAGTCATTGCTGAACCTGAGAAAATTTTTTGATTCCTACAGGGATAAAAAAGAATAG
- the pduL gene encoding PduL/EutD family phosphate acyltransferase: MKVLVETSARHLHLSQEHLEILFGKGHELTVKKMLSQPGQFACEEKVEVIGTKGSLKMSVLGPVRKDTQVEVSLTDARSLGVAAPIRESGDIAGTGACKLVGPEGEVELTEGVIAAKRHVHMTPEDAEKAGVKDKDIVKLDIESPNGRSLTFGDVIVRVSASYATAAHIDTDEANALAPGKECYGEMTK; this comes from the coding sequence ATGAAAGTATTAGTTGAAACATCTGCAAGACATTTACATTTATCCCAGGAACATCTGGAGATCCTGTTTGGAAAAGGACATGAACTGACTGTAAAAAAAATGCTGAGCCAGCCAGGACAGTTTGCCTGTGAAGAAAAAGTTGAAGTGATCGGCACCAAGGGCAGCCTGAAAATGTCTGTTTTAGGACCTGTAAGAAAAGATACTCAGGTTGAAGTGTCCCTGACAGATGCAAGAAGCCTTGGTGTAGCAGCTCCTATCCGTGAGTCCGGCGATATCGCAGGCACAGGTGCATGTAAGTTAGTGGGACCGGAAGGCGAAGTGGAACTGACAGAAGGTGTTATCGCCGCAAAACGTCACGTACATATGACTCCGGAAGATGCTGAGAAGGCAGGCGTAAAAGATAAAGACATTGTAAAACTGGATATCGAGTCTCCCAACGGAAGATCTCTTACATTCGGTGATGTAATTGTCCGTGTAAGCGCTTCTTATGCAACAGCAGCACATATTGATACAGACGAAGCCAACGCTTTAGCTCCGGGAAAAGAGTGCTACGGAGAAATGACGAAATAA
- the ptsP gene encoding phosphoenolpyruvate--protein phosphotransferase codes for MKEYRGKSVFGGIAIGRICVYQKGEQQVKRVKTEDTDGEMQRYTQAKETAVSQLKDLYDKAVKEVGEANAAIFEIHQMMLEDDDYRESIENMIRTQKVNAEYAVAATGDNFSQMFASMEDDYMRERAADVKDISERILAILGGSSKSTVNTEEPVIILADDLAPSETVQLDKDKVLSFVTVHGSVNSHTAILARTMGIPALIGTSIPLDDQVDGKLAVVDGANGMIYVDPDRKTLSEMQRRQQEEEEKKELLQQLKGKENITLDGKKVMLYANIGNIKDLATVVQNDAGGIGLFRSEFLYLEKEDYPTEEEQFKIYKTVAETMAGKRVIIRTLDIGADKKCGYFEMDEEENPALGYRAIRICLTRPQVFKTQLRALFRAAVYGNLAVMYPMITSLWEIKKIKDIVGEVKAELEEQGMEYRIPEQGIMIETPAAVMISADLAEEVDFFSIGTNDLTQYTLAVDRQNPKLDAFYDPHHPAVLAMIRMTVENAHRAGIWAGICGELGADLGLTREFLAMGVDELSVSPGRILPIRRIILETDVEEYKRKKNAD; via the coding sequence ATGAAGGAATATAGAGGAAAAAGTGTATTTGGCGGTATTGCCATCGGAAGGATCTGTGTTTACCAAAAAGGTGAGCAGCAGGTAAAGCGTGTAAAGACAGAGGATACAGACGGGGAAATGCAGCGCTACACACAGGCAAAGGAGACTGCTGTGAGTCAGCTTAAAGATCTGTATGATAAGGCAGTAAAAGAGGTTGGAGAGGCAAACGCAGCTATTTTTGAGATTCATCAGATGATGCTTGAGGATGACGACTACAGGGAATCCATTGAGAATATGATCAGGACACAGAAGGTGAATGCAGAGTATGCTGTTGCCGCAACCGGCGACAATTTTTCCCAGATGTTTGCATCTATGGAGGATGATTACATGAGGGAACGCGCCGCTGATGTGAAGGACATCTCAGAGCGTATCCTGGCAATCCTTGGGGGAAGCTCCAAAAGTACGGTGAATACGGAGGAACCGGTTATTATCCTTGCTGATGATCTGGCCCCTTCTGAGACTGTTCAGCTTGATAAGGATAAAGTCCTCTCTTTTGTCACGGTCCACGGCTCGGTAAACTCCCACACAGCTATCCTGGCCCGAACCATGGGAATCCCTGCCCTCATCGGAACCAGCATTCCCCTGGATGATCAGGTGGATGGAAAACTGGCTGTAGTAGATGGTGCAAACGGTATGATCTATGTGGACCCTGACCGTAAAACCCTGTCAGAAATGCAGAGGCGGCAGCAGGAGGAAGAGGAGAAAAAAGAACTTCTTCAGCAGTTAAAAGGAAAAGAGAATATAACGCTTGACGGTAAAAAAGTGATGCTATATGCTAATATTGGAAATATAAAAGATCTGGCCACTGTTGTACAGAATGACGCCGGCGGAATCGGGCTATTCAGAAGCGAATTCCTCTATCTTGAGAAAGAGGATTACCCCACAGAGGAGGAACAGTTTAAGATATACAAAACGGTTGCCGAGACCATGGCAGGAAAACGTGTTATCATCCGCACTCTGGATATCGGTGCTGACAAAAAGTGCGGTTATTTTGAAATGGATGAAGAGGAAAACCCTGCACTGGGCTATCGTGCCATCCGAATCTGTCTGACCCGCCCCCAGGTATTTAAGACACAGTTACGAGCCTTGTTCCGTGCGGCTGTGTATGGAAATCTGGCGGTTATGTATCCCATGATAACAAGCCTTTGGGAGATAAAGAAGATTAAGGATATTGTGGGAGAGGTGAAAGCAGAGCTGGAAGAGCAGGGCATGGAGTACAGGATACCTGAGCAGGGCATCATGATCGAGACTCCCGCTGCGGTCATGATAAGCGCAGACCTGGCTGAGGAGGTGGACTTTTTCAGCATCGGTACTAATGACCTGACCCAGTACACCCTGGCAGTTGACCGTCAAAATCCAAAGCTGGATGCGTTTTATGACCCCCATCACCCTGCAGTCCTGGCCATGATCCGGATGACCGTGGAAAATGCCCACAGAGCAGGAATCTGGGCGGGAATCTGCGGGGAGCTGGGAGCTGACTTAGGCCTTACCAGAGAGTTTTTGGCCATGGGGGTAGATGAGCTTTCCGTTTCACCCGGACGTATCCTCCCGATCCGCAGGATCATTCTGGAGACAGATGTAGAAGAATACAAGAGGAAGAAAAATGCTGACTGA
- a CDS encoding galactokinase produces MKNMKVLAEEIHQGKHDEILKEIYVDESVLEYQRKRYIKAIEEFENTFGEGDVEIYSAPGRCEVGGNHTDHQHGMVLATSINQDALAVVGRSGDGMIHVLSDGYDMVDVDVNDLEERYDEEGTTAAIVRGVAAELKARGYEVQGYNAYIVSDVLIGAGLSSSAAFEVILGTIISGLFNEGSIDPVVIAQAGQFAENVYFGKPCGLMDQMASSVGGMIHIDFKEPGSPVVEKVPSDFEDYQYSMCIVDTKASHADMGDDYASIPEEMKKVAKFFGKTYLREVEEDDFYKQISGLRSVLGDRPILRALHFFEEERRVEGEVKALREGDFKEFLELVKDSGNSSFKYLQNIYNSSNVQKQAMSIALAVSDKILRKHGVSRVHGGGFAGTIEIFVENSFVDEYKTRMDRVFGKGSCQILKVRQSGGRKVL; encoded by the coding sequence ATGAAAAACATGAAGGTTCTGGCAGAGGAAATACACCAGGGAAAACACGATGAGATCCTGAAAGAGATCTATGTGGACGAAAGCGTTCTGGAATATCAGAGGAAACGTTATATAAAGGCTATTGAAGAGTTTGAGAATACTTTTGGTGAGGGTGATGTGGAAATCTACAGCGCACCCGGAAGATGCGAGGTCGGCGGCAATCACACAGACCACCAGCACGGCATGGTACTTGCCACATCCATCAACCAGGATGCATTGGCTGTTGTGGGCAGATCAGGGGACGGCATGATCCATGTTCTCTCTGACGGATACGATATGGTAGACGTGGATGTCAATGATCTGGAGGAGCGTTACGATGAAGAGGGCACAACAGCAGCCATTGTACGCGGCGTTGCGGCCGAGTTGAAAGCGAGAGGCTATGAGGTTCAGGGATATAACGCCTATATTGTCAGTGATGTGCTGATTGGCGCCGGTCTGTCATCCTCAGCAGCATTTGAGGTTATTCTGGGCACTATTATTTCGGGACTCTTTAATGAAGGCAGTATTGACCCGGTTGTGATCGCACAGGCAGGCCAGTTTGCAGAAAATGTTTATTTCGGAAAGCCCTGCGGTCTGATGGACCAGATGGCATCCTCTGTAGGCGGTATGATCCATATTGACTTTAAGGAGCCGGGCAGTCCCGTTGTGGAAAAGGTTCCATCCGATTTTGAGGATTACCAGTACAGCATGTGCATTGTGGATACCAAAGCTTCTCACGCCGATATGGGTGATGATTATGCGTCCATCCCGGAAGAGATGAAGAAAGTAGCTAAATTTTTCGGAAAGACATATCTGCGCGAGGTTGAGGAGGATGACTTTTATAAGCAAATCTCAGGCCTGAGAAGTGTTCTGGGTGACCGTCCCATCCTGCGTGCCCTTCATTTTTTTGAGGAAGAGAGAAGGGTTGAAGGAGAGGTGAAGGCTCTGAGAGAAGGGGACTTCAAGGAATTTTTAGAGCTGGTCAAGGATTCAGGAAATTCATCCTTTAAGTATCTCCAGAATATTTACAACAGCAGCAATGTGCAGAAACAGGCCATGTCCATTGCCCTTGCCGTAAGTGATAAGATCCTGAGAAAGCATGGGGTGTCACGTGTACACGGCGGTGGTTTTGCAGGTACCATTGAAATATTTGTGGAAAACAGTTTTGTGGATGAGTATAAGACCAGGATGGACAGGGTTTTTGGAAAAGGCTCCTGTCAGATCCTGAAGGTTCGTCAGTCAGGCGGAAGAAAAGTTTTATAA
- the pfkB gene encoding 1-phosphofructokinase produces MIYTVTFNPSLDYIVSVKDFQLGMTNRTDSELLLPGGKGINVSTVLMNLGIENTALGFTAGFTGDEIRRKVEEIGVKADFIPIQKGVSRINVKLKSIDGTEINGQGPDIGKEKVEELLGRLDGLKEGDVLVLAGSIPSSMPDNIYRNIMKRLLGKGIMIVVDATRDLLVNVLEYHPFLIKPNNHELGEIFDTEIKTREEVLPYARKLQEKGARNVLVSMAGEGAVLAAEDGSCHMAPAPKGKLVNAVGAGDSMVAGFLAGWMEKKDYIHAFRMGIAAGSASAFSEYLAKREEVEAVYETI; encoded by the coding sequence ATGATTTACACGGTCACATTCAATCCGTCACTGGATTATATCGTTTCCGTCAAGGATTTTCAGCTTGGTATGACAAACAGAACAGATTCCGAACTGCTGCTTCCGGGCGGCAAGGGTATCAACGTATCCACAGTGCTTATGAATCTGGGGATTGAGAATACAGCACTGGGATTTACCGCCGGATTCACCGGCGATGAGATCCGCCGGAAAGTGGAGGAGATTGGCGTGAAGGCAGATTTCATTCCAATACAGAAAGGAGTCTCCAGGATCAATGTGAAGCTGAAGTCTATTGACGGTACAGAGATCAACGGGCAGGGACCGGATATAGGAAAAGAAAAGGTGGAGGAACTGCTTGGACGGCTGGATGGCCTGAAAGAAGGCGATGTACTTGTTCTTGCAGGCAGTATTCCGTCATCCATGCCGGACAACATTTACAGGAACATTATGAAACGTCTTTTGGGAAAAGGCATTATGATCGTGGTGGACGCCACCAGGGATTTGCTGGTCAATGTACTGGAGTACCACCCATTTCTGATAAAACCCAATAACCATGAGCTGGGAGAGATATTTGACACAGAGATCAAAACCAGGGAGGAAGTCCTCCCTTACGCCAGAAAGCTGCAGGAGAAGGGGGCGCGTAATGTGCTGGTCTCCATGGCAGGAGAAGGGGCTGTGCTGGCAGCAGAGGATGGAAGCTGCCATATGGCACCGGCTCCGAAAGGAAAACTGGTAAATGCAGTGGGAGCAGGGGACTCCATGGTAGCCGGATTTTTGGCCGGATGGATGGAAAAGAAAGATTATATCCACGCATTTCGTATGGGGATCGCAGCGGGAAGCGCCAGCGCATTCTCAGAATATCTGGCGAAACGCGAAGAAGTAGAAGCTGTCTATGAAACCATATAA
- the trxB gene encoding thioredoxin-disulfide reductase, with translation MEQKIYDIIIIGSGPAGLCAAIYAKRAQLDMLVIEKDFSSGGQMVKTYEVDNYPGLPGMSGYDMAESFRSHADKLGAAFVRENVKEVRTDGDLKEITTNKNQYLTRTLVIAAGARHRTLGIPGEEEFSGMGVSYCATCDGAFFKNGVTAVIGGGDVAVEDAIFLSRICKKVYLIHRRDELRAAGILQENVKAIENVEIVWDTIPREIRGTDQVQSLAVENVRTGETKELAVDGVFVAVGILPNTEEFGSLVQLNEAGYIQAGEDCAASVPGIYAAGDIRTKQLRQIVTAAADGANAVDSAQRYLMEHKTIGKM, from the coding sequence ATGGAGCAGAAAATATATGACATTATCATTATCGGTTCAGGCCCGGCCGGCCTTTGCGCGGCGATCTATGCAAAAAGGGCACAGCTTGACATGCTGGTGATCGAAAAAGATTTTTCCAGCGGGGGACAGATGGTGAAGACCTATGAGGTGGACAATTACCCGGGACTTCCCGGTATGAGCGGCTACGATATGGCGGAATCCTTCCGCAGCCATGCGGACAAATTGGGGGCCGCGTTTGTCAGGGAGAATGTGAAGGAGGTACGTACAGACGGTGACCTGAAAGAGATCACTACAAATAAGAATCAGTATCTTACAAGAACCCTTGTCATTGCAGCCGGCGCCAGACACCGGACATTGGGAATACCAGGTGAGGAAGAATTTTCCGGAATGGGTGTTTCCTACTGCGCGACCTGTGACGGCGCATTTTTCAAAAACGGAGTCACGGCTGTGATCGGAGGCGGTGATGTAGCTGTGGAGGATGCCATTTTTCTTTCCCGGATCTGTAAGAAAGTGTATCTCATACACCGCAGGGATGAACTCAGAGCCGCTGGTATTCTGCAGGAAAATGTAAAGGCTATTGAAAACGTGGAGATTGTGTGGGATACTATTCCGAGGGAAATCAGGGGCACAGACCAGGTGCAGAGTCTTGCGGTGGAGAATGTCAGGACAGGTGAGACAAAAGAGCTTGCCGTTGACGGGGTATTCGTGGCAGTGGGTATTCTGCCCAACACGGAGGAATTCGGCAGTCTTGTACAGCTCAATGAGGCCGGCTATATCCAGGCAGGAGAAGACTGTGCAGCCAGTGTTCCCGGCATCTATGCCGCCGGTGACATACGGACAAAGCAGCTGCGCCAGATCGTGACAGCAGCGGCAGACGGGGCCAATGCGGTTGATTCTGCCCAGAGATACCTGATGGAACATAAAACCATAGGAAAAATGTAA
- a CDS encoding DeoR/GlpR family DNA-binding transcription regulator — translation MLTEKRYEEILKLLDEKKSITVTEIKEMLNTSESTIRRDLTALDRAGKLVKVFGGAVSADAAFTAAEPSVAQKVGVNKEEKQAIARYAASLIVPDDFIYLDAGTTTGYMIEYVTERTATFVTNAVSHAQRLAALDFRVLLIGGELKGTTEAVVGNQAILSLQSFHFTKGFFGTNGVSRKSGYTTPDCNEALVKKTALEQSAKRYILADTAKFGNISSVTFAPFDSADVLTDQHPPEAFTGCKNIIVIS, via the coding sequence ATGCTGACTGAGAAACGTTATGAAGAAATACTGAAACTTCTGGATGAGAAGAAAAGCATCACGGTCACGGAGATAAAGGAGATGCTGAACACCTCAGAGTCTACGATCCGCCGTGACCTTACAGCCCTTGACCGTGCCGGAAAGCTGGTAAAGGTTTTTGGCGGCGCTGTGTCTGCAGACGCGGCCTTTACGGCCGCAGAGCCTTCCGTGGCCCAGAAGGTGGGGGTCAACAAGGAAGAAAAGCAGGCCATCGCCCGCTATGCCGCTTCCCTAATCGTACCGGATGATTTTATCTATCTGGATGCAGGGACAACCACAGGATACATGATAGAATATGTCACAGAGCGAACCGCAACCTTCGTGACAAACGCAGTATCCCATGCCCAGCGCCTGGCAGCCCTGGATTTCCGTGTCCTTTTGATTGGCGGAGAGCTGAAGGGAACCACAGAGGCAGTGGTGGGAAATCAGGCGATCCTAAGTCTCCAAAGCTTCCATTTCACCAAAGGCTTTTTCGGAACAAACGGAGTCAGCAGAAAATCAGGCTACACAACCCCTGACTGCAATGAAGCCCTGGTAAAAAAGACAGCCCTGGAACAATCCGCAAAACGCTACATCCTGGCAGACACCGCAAAGTTCGGAAACATCAGCTCCGTCACCTTTGCCCCCTTTGATTCCGCAGATGTCCTAACCGACCAGCATCCCCCGGAAGCCTTTACAGGCTGCAAAAACATCATTGTCATCAGCTAG
- a CDS encoding DUF885 domain-containing protein, with translation MKNFLSSKRRFLVPGFIVLAVFLFLIIFTQKDRFLTEDARFKKFTQQLFTEEVTSNTLNLHYTLAYPENYGIKSYPIKLGSMDPDKLEESYDSVEKYKEKLEDFTYKELSKENRITYDILKLDFSTQLSIKDNYMLQEPLSPNLGIQSQLPVLLAEYTFRTADDIKDYFTLLSSMTGYFDEILEFEKKKAGEGLFMSDTSVDRIIEQCNAFTEDLSANYLSTMFKDKMKGFVSRKAMTQKQADSYIKMHEKIMAKRVFPAYQSLAKGLADLKGNGTNTGGLSNLPGGTAYYRYLIRSGTGDYRSIKEIEERLYTQLLTDYKKMQSLIVADPKLLTDASSLPETCSSTPAQMLDYLNKAISQDFPDSGKPSYKVKYVHESMEDFSSPAFYLTPPADTLSPNVIYINKSSQVSEAELFTTLAHEGFPGHLYQTLYFGKTEPDDIRHLLSFGGYVEGWATYVESLSYGYGADYLKLDDSLMELLWLNRSVSLCLYSLLDIGIHDHGWDLGTVTKTLNSFGIASQDTCGEIYQYIVENPGNYLKYYLGYLNFIDLKKEAQTAAGKSFQLKEFHQYILELGPAQFPVLKKYLLMEYK, from the coding sequence TTGAAAAATTTCTTATCTTCCAAGAGGAGATTTCTGGTACCTGGTTTTATTGTCCTGGCTGTCTTCCTCTTCCTTATTATTTTTACCCAAAAAGACCGCTTTCTTACAGAAGATGCCCGTTTTAAAAAATTTACACAGCAGCTTTTTACCGAAGAAGTGACCTCCAATACTTTAAACCTCCATTATACCCTGGCTTACCCTGAAAATTACGGGATCAAGAGTTATCCCATCAAACTGGGATCCATGGACCCGGATAAACTGGAAGAAAGCTATGATTCCGTGGAAAAGTATAAGGAAAAACTGGAAGACTTCACCTACAAGGAGCTTTCCAAAGAGAACCGGATCACCTATGACATTCTGAAGCTGGACTTCTCCACGCAATTGTCCATAAAGGACAATTATATGCTGCAGGAGCCTCTCAGCCCCAATCTGGGTATCCAGTCCCAGCTTCCTGTACTGTTGGCAGAATATACCTTCCGCACTGCTGATGATATCAAGGACTATTTCACTCTGCTCTCCTCCATGACCGGATATTTTGATGAAATCCTGGAGTTTGAAAAGAAAAAAGCCGGGGAAGGGCTGTTCATGAGTGATACTAGTGTGGACCGGATCATCGAACAGTGCAATGCTTTTACAGAGGATCTGTCCGCCAATTATCTCTCTACCATGTTTAAGGATAAAATGAAAGGCTTCGTTTCCCGGAAGGCCATGACACAAAAACAGGCTGATTCTTACATAAAAATGCATGAAAAGATCATGGCAAAACGTGTCTTCCCCGCTTATCAATCCCTGGCCAAAGGCCTGGCCGACTTAAAAGGAAACGGAACAAATACCGGAGGGCTTTCAAATCTTCCGGGAGGAACTGCCTATTACCGTTATCTGATACGCAGTGGAACTGGAGATTACAGAAGCATCAAAGAGATTGAGGAACGGCTGTACACACAGCTTCTGACAGATTATAAAAAAATGCAGAGCCTGATCGTGGCTGATCCCAAGCTGCTCACAGACGCCTCTTCCCTGCCGGAGACATGCAGCAGTACACCTGCGCAGATGCTGGATTACCTGAACAAAGCCATAAGTCAGGATTTCCCCGACAGCGGAAAACCTTCCTATAAGGTCAAATACGTACACGAATCCATGGAGGACTTTTCCAGTCCGGCCTTTTATCTCACACCACCCGCTGATACCCTGAGTCCCAATGTCATATATATCAACAAGAGCAGCCAGGTGTCGGAAGCGGAGCTTTTCACCACACTGGCACACGAAGGTTTTCCGGGGCATCTGTATCAGACTTTGTATTTCGGCAAAACAGAGCCTGATGATATCCGGCATCTCCTGAGCTTTGGCGGCTATGTGGAGGGCTGGGCCACCTATGTGGAATCCTTGTCTTACGGGTATGGGGCAGATTATCTGAAGCTGGATGACTCCCTCATGGAACTTCTGTGGCTGAACCGCTCTGTGAGCCTGTGTCTCTATTCACTCTTGGATATCGGGATCCATGACCACGGATGGGACCTGGGAACCGTCACAAAGACATTGAATTCTTTTGGTATTGCCTCACAGGACACCTGCGGGGAGATCTACCAGTATATCGTGGAAAACCCGGGAAATTATCTGAAGTATTATCTGGGATATCTAAATTTTATCGATCTGAAAAAAGAAGCGCAGACAGCCGCTGGAAAATCCTTTCAGTTAAAGGAGTTTCACCAGTATATTCTGGAACTTGGCCCGGCGCAGTTTCCTGTTCTGAAAAAATATCTGCTCATGGAATATAAATAA
- a CDS encoding HPr family phosphocarrier protein, whose protein sequence is MKEFNYTITDPEGIHARPAGELVKVAKGFASSIKLAKDGKEGDCKRIFGIMGLGVKKGQEVTLTFEGEDEEEAFAAVSKFMQENL, encoded by the coding sequence ATGAAAGAATTTAATTACACTATCACAGATCCGGAAGGTATCCATGCACGCCCTGCAGGGGAGTTAGTTAAAGTGGCAAAAGGATTTGCCAGCAGCATCAAGCTTGCAAAGGATGGAAAAGAAGGAGACTGCAAGCGGATTTTTGGCATTATGGGCCTTGGTGTGAAAAAGGGGCAGGAGGTAACCCTGACATTTGAGGGGGAGGACGAAGAGGAAGCATTTGCAGCAGTCAGCAAATTTATGCAGGAAAATCTGTAA